In Fusobacterium periodonticum ATCC 33693, the sequence ACTATTTTACCTCTGGCGGTGATAATGGTTGCATGTACTAAGGAGGTTGTATGGAACAACGCATAACCCTGAAAGATTATGCAATGCGCTTTGGGCAAACCAAGACAGCTAAAGATCTGACCAAGCGACAGTTTAAAGTGCTGCTTGCCATTCTGCGTAAAACCTATGGGTGGAATAAACCAATGGACAGAATCACCGATTCTCAACTTAGCGAGATTACAAAGTTACCTGTCAAACGGTGCAATGAAGCCAAGTTAGAACTCGTCAGAATGAATATTATCAAGCAGCAAGGCGGCATGTTTGGACCAAATAAAAACATCTCAGAATGGTGCATCCCTCAAAACGAGGGAAAATCCCCTAAAACGAGGGATAAAACATCCCTCAAATTGGGGGATTGCTATCCCTCAAAACAGGGGGACACAAAAGACACTATTACAAAAGAAAAAAGAAAAGATTATTCGTCAGAGAATTCTCATGTTTGACAGCTTATCATCGATAAGCTTTAATGCGGTAGTTTATCACAGTTAAATTGCTAACGCAGTCAGGCACCGTGTATGAAATCTAACAATGCGCTCATCGTCATCCTCGGCACCGTCACCCTGGATGCTGTAGGCATAGGCTTGGTTATGCCGGTACTGCCGGGCCTCTTGCGGGATATCGTCCATTCCGACAGCATCGCCAGTCACTATGGCGTGCTGCTAGCGCTATATGCGTTGATGCAATTTCTATGCGCACCCGTTCTCGGAGCACTGTCCGACCGCTTTGGCCGCCGCCCAGTCCTGCTCGCTTCGCTACTTGGAGCCACTATCGACTACGCGATCATGGCGACCACACCCGTCCTGTGGATCCTCTACGCCGGACGCATCGTGGCCGGCATCACCGGCGCCACAGGTGCGGTTGCTGGCGCCTATATCGCCGACATCACCGATGGGGAAGATCGGGCTCGCCACTTCGGGCTCATGAGCGCTTGTTTCGGCGTGGGTATGGTGGCAGGCCCCGTGGCCGGGGGACTGTTGGGCGCCATCTCCTTGCATGCACCATTCCTTGCGGCGGCGGTGCTCAACGGCCTCAACCTACTACTGGGCTGCTTCCTAATGCAGGAGTCGCATAAGGGAGAGCGTCGACCGATGCCCTTGAGAGCCTTCAACCCAGTCAGCTCCTTCCGGTGGGCGCGGGGCATGACTATCGTCGCCGCACTTATGACTGTCTTCTTTATCATGCAACTCGTAGGACAGGTGCCGGCAGCGCTCTGGGTCATTTTCGGCGAGGACCGCTTTCGCTGGAGCGCGACGATGATCGGCCTGTCGCTTGCGGTATTCGGAATCTTGCACGCCCTCGCTCAAGCCTTCGTCACTGGTCCCGCCACCAAACGTTTCGGCGAGAAGCAGGCCATTATCGCCGGCATGGCGGCCGACGCGCTGGGCTACGTCTTGCTGGCGTTCGCGACGCGAGGCTGGATGGCCTTCCCCATTATGATTCTTCTCGCTTCCGGCGGCATCGGGATGCCCGCGTTGCAGGCCATGCTGTCCAGGCAGGTAGATGACGACCA encodes:
- a CDS encoding Cro/CI family transcriptional regulator produces the protein MEQRITLKDYAMRFGQTKTAKDLTKRQFKVLLAILRKTYGWNKPMDRITDSQLSEITKLPVKRCNEAKLELVRMNIIKQQGGMFGPNKNISEWCIPQNEGKSPKTRDKTSLKLGDCYPSKQGDTKDTITKEKRKDYSSENSHV
- the tet(C) gene encoding tetracycline efflux MFS transporter Tet(C), coding for MKSNNALIVILGTVTLDAVGIGLVMPVLPGLLRDIVHSDSIASHYGVLLALYALMQFLCAPVLGALSDRFGRRPVLLASLLGATIDYAIMATTPVLWILYAGRIVAGITGATGAVAGAYIADITDGEDRARHFGLMSACFGVGMVAGPVAGGLLGAISLHAPFLAAAVLNGLNLLLGCFLMQESHKGERRPMPLRAFNPVSSFRWARGMTIVAALMTVFFIMQLVGQVPAALWVIFGEDRFRWSATMIGLSLAVFGILHALAQAFVTGPATKRFGEKQAIIAGMAADALGYVLLAFATRGWMAFPIMILLASGGIGMPALQAMLSRQVDDDHQGQLQGSLAALTSLTSIIGPLIVTAIYAASASTWNGLAWIVGAALYLVCLPALRRGAWSRATST